Proteins from a single region of Streptomyces vinaceus:
- a CDS encoding glycogen debranching N-terminal domain-containing protein: MAHSVPPARRTELPPVHGAVICVAAPCLVISPEHGQLTGRGIDGIYRSGRRLLSRCVLRVGGRDPVAVQGRSLGSDRASFTATVRTGAEAGPDPDIGVERIRHADGTERITVRSFTARPLRLPVELLLGTDLAELAAVAAGRAGPELPAGVHAAGLRWSSGEAQAVTAADPAPDDALASAGLLRWQLDLGPGESRTIELRTTRDRVSRAPAGQVANPLAAARAEGDDPRVGAWFRRSVEDLGALLMRDPQEPGDAFLAAGVPWRLGLAPAESLWAARMALPLGTGLAAATLRTLARTQTGGREPDAGKIPGPLRGAGPQLPPGCTGTEATLAFPAVLAEARRWGMPEQEVARLLPAAERCLDWMRGALGADGFLADPDPGPRRCETQAHAHRAALLGADLLAACGRPGADEWREWAAALRKRFRDGFWIDGPDGGRPAAALHPDGRPLPRLTGAAAHLLDTGLLGGGLLAPGLLDRVRSEQLARLLGAPAMDSGWGLRSMASREPGHNPFGHRSGAVRAHESAVAVAGLAQAGFEKEAAGVLRGLLDAAESFGYRLPEMYAAEQRTAGSAPLPHPAACRPAAVAAAAGVHALTALAGLRPDAPAGTVAVVPLPGAPLGALRFCDLRVSGEPFAVRVSRLGLGMVEEAADALQLGG, translated from the coding sequence ATGGCCCACTCCGTACCGCCCGCCCGCAGGACCGAGTTGCCGCCCGTGCACGGGGCCGTCATCTGCGTCGCCGCGCCCTGCCTGGTCATTTCGCCGGAGCACGGCCAGCTGACCGGGCGGGGGATCGACGGGATCTACCGCTCCGGGCGCCGGCTGCTCTCCCGCTGCGTGCTCCGCGTCGGAGGGCGGGATCCGGTCGCCGTCCAGGGGCGCAGCCTCGGCTCCGACCGGGCCTCCTTCACCGCGACCGTCCGCACCGGGGCGGAGGCCGGGCCCGATCCCGACATCGGCGTGGAGCGGATCCGGCACGCGGACGGCACCGAGCGGATCACCGTGCGCAGTTTCACCGCCCGGCCCCTGCGCCTGCCCGTGGAGCTGCTGCTCGGCACCGACTTGGCCGAGCTGGCCGCGGTGGCCGCCGGCCGGGCCGGGCCCGAACTGCCCGCCGGGGTGCACGCCGCCGGGCTGCGCTGGAGCAGCGGGGAGGCCCAGGCGGTCACCGCCGCAGACCCGGCCCCCGACGACGCGCTCGCCTCGGCGGGGCTGCTGCGCTGGCAGCTCGACCTGGGACCGGGCGAATCGCGCACCATCGAGCTGCGGACCACGCGGGACCGCGTTTCCCGCGCCCCGGCCGGGCAGGTGGCCAATCCGCTGGCCGCCGCCCGGGCCGAGGGGGACGACCCGCGGGTCGGGGCCTGGTTCCGCCGCAGCGTCGAGGACCTGGGAGCCCTGCTGATGCGGGATCCGCAGGAGCCCGGCGACGCCTTCCTCGCCGCCGGAGTGCCGTGGCGGCTCGGGCTGGCTCCGGCCGAGTCCCTCTGGGCGGCCAGGATGGCGCTCCCGCTCGGGACCGGGCTCGCGGCGGCCACGCTGCGCACCCTGGCCCGGACCCAGACCGGCGGGCGGGAGCCGGACGCCGGGAAGATCCCCGGGCCGCTGCGCGGGGCGGGGCCGCAGCTGCCGCCCGGGTGCACCGGCACGGAGGCGACCCTCGCCTTCCCGGCGGTGCTCGCCGAGGCCCGGCGCTGGGGGATGCCCGAGCAGGAGGTGGCCCGGCTCCTCCCGGCGGCCGAGCGGTGCCTGGACTGGATGCGCGGCGCCCTCGGGGCGGACGGCTTCCTGGCCGATCCCGACCCAGGGCCGCGCCGCTGCGAGACCCAGGCCCACGCCCACCGGGCCGCGCTGCTCGGGGCCGACCTGCTCGCCGCGTGCGGGCGGCCCGGCGCCGACGAATGGCGGGAGTGGGCGGCCGCACTGCGCAAGCGCTTCCGGGACGGGTTCTGGATCGACGGACCGGACGGCGGCCGGCCCGCCGCAGCACTGCACCCCGACGGGCGGCCGCTGCCCCGGCTGACGGGGGCCGCCGCCCACCTCCTCGACACCGGCCTGCTCGGTGGCGGCCTGCTCGCCCCCGGGCTGCTGGACCGGGTCCGCAGCGAGCAGCTCGCCCGCCTCCTCGGCGCCCCCGCCATGGATTCCGGCTGGGGGCTGCGGAGCATGGCCTCCCGGGAGCCGGGCCACAACCCCTTCGGCCACCGCTCCGGAGCGGTGCGGGCGCACGAGAGCGCCGTGGCGGTCGCCGGCCTCGCCCAGGCCGGCTTCGAGAAGGAGGCCGCAGGGGTGCTGCGGGGTCTGCTGGACGCCGCGGAGAGCTTCGGGTACCGGCTGCCGGAGATGTACGCCGCCGAGCAGCGCACAGCCGGCAGCGCCCCGCTCCCGCATCCGGCGGCCTGCCGCCCCGCCGCGGTGGCCGCCGCCGCCGGGGTGCACGCGCTGACCGCCCTCGCGGGGCTGCGTCCCGACGCCCCCGCGGGCACGGTCGCCGTCGTCCCGCTGCCCGGTGCCCCGCTCGGCGCCCTGCGCTTCTGTGACCTGCGGGTCTCGGGGGAACCGTTCGCCGTCCGCGTCAGCCGGCTCGGCCTCGGCATGGTGGAGGAGGCGGCCGATGCGCTGCAACTGGGCGGGTAG
- a CDS encoding NUDIX hydrolase — protein sequence MSPYDPSAYPPFAVTVDLVVLTVRRHALCALVVRRGEQPFQGRWALPGGFVRGDEDLAAAAARELSEETGLCAHDPADPGADNGAHLEQLATYGDPKRDPRMRVVSVAHLVLAPDLPAPRAGGDANSARWAPVDELLAASDQAASGLAFDHARILADGVERARSKIEYSSLATAFCPPAFTVGELRRVYEAVWGVALDPRNFHRKVTGTPGFLVPAGGTTTRQGGRPAQLFRAGGATLLNPPMLRPEV from the coding sequence ATGTCGCCCTACGACCCGTCGGCCTATCCGCCCTTCGCTGTCACTGTCGACCTGGTCGTGCTCACCGTGCGACGTCACGCGCTCTGCGCGCTCGTCGTCCGGCGGGGTGAGCAGCCGTTCCAGGGACGCTGGGCCCTGCCCGGAGGCTTCGTCCGAGGGGACGAGGACCTGGCCGCGGCCGCGGCCCGCGAGCTCTCCGAGGAAACCGGCCTGTGCGCCCATGACCCGGCCGACCCCGGCGCGGACAACGGCGCCCACCTCGAACAGCTGGCCACGTACGGGGACCCGAAGCGCGATCCGCGCATGCGCGTCGTCAGCGTCGCGCATCTGGTCCTGGCTCCGGACCTGCCCGCGCCCCGGGCGGGCGGCGACGCCAACAGCGCGCGCTGGGCCCCCGTCGACGAACTGCTGGCCGCCTCGGACCAGGCGGCCTCGGGGCTCGCCTTCGACCACGCCCGGATCCTCGCCGACGGGGTGGAGCGGGCCCGCTCCAAGATCGAATACTCCTCGCTGGCCACGGCCTTCTGCCCGCCCGCGTTCACCGTCGGCGAGCTGCGCCGGGTCTACGAGGCCGTATGGGGCGTGGCCCTCGACCCGCGCAACTTCCACCGCAAGGTCACCGGGACCCCCGGGTTCCTGGTGCCGGCCGGGGGGACGACGACCCGTCAGGGCGGCAGGCCCGCCCAGCTGTTCCGGGCCGGCGGGGCGACGCTGCTCAACCCTCCGATGCTGCGGCCCGAAGTCTGA